A window of Cytobacillus sp. FSL H8-0458 genomic DNA:
AATTAGAAGAAGAGAGTATGATGTTACGATATTTCAAACACCTGAATTCAGGGGCAAAAAAGGCTTTCAGCAAGTATATCGCCTAAATGTAGAAGCTTTGACTCATGAGGAATGCCTTGAATCAGTTTTTAGAAAGTTTAATGTGCATGACCGGATCCCCAGAGATTTTGATGGCCGATTTATTTCCACAGGAGATATACTCTATATTGATGAAGGCAGAAGAGGGCAGTTTTATTATCAGCTAAAGCCGGGCGGCTGGGAAGAAGTTAATCGGATACATATTAGATAAATGAGAAAAACAGGAGGGCATAAAAGCTCTCCTGTTTATTTTAATTAAAAAGTTTATTCGGTTATGTTTGAACCAGGACTGTTTTTGCGTTTGTTGGCTGTGAACTCCTTGCCATGCGCTTCCTGCTCTGCAACAATCGCTTCAGCAGGAATATGATTATTCTTCTTTGGTGAATTTATACGGTTGCGGTGCTTTTTGCCCATCTTAAGTCCC
This region includes:
- a CDS encoding YodL domain-containing protein encodes the protein MLKELTRIRRREYDVTIFQTPEFRGKKGFQQVYRLNVEALTHEECLESVFRKFNVHDRIPRDFDGRFISTGDILYIDEGRRGQFYYQLKPGGWEEVNRIHIR